In Triticum urartu cultivar G1812 chromosome 6, Tu2.1, whole genome shotgun sequence, the following proteins share a genomic window:
- the LOC125513717 gene encoding uncharacterized protein LOC125513717, giving the protein MDNLENTLEDKGLNFQCNLSDIEVLHSMTQLLLHALATASVDSTTGDMFKSPASVAIGMKTELSGYMIQRSETLVRESMDGGKDHSDQLTKASSRPTEFLSDLIDNFVTSKKGMLSHVSGLFSSESRLNKIKDFMQKLETDNSWAQDERKATAWAILENIDSKGNFHCPERFDMPDKLAEHTSQCKFRILNCTNDGCVASFCAIHMEKHDTVCPFKLLPCEQLCEQHVMRSEMDKHCGTVCLMKLTNCPFFRIGCETAFPQCSLDNHCLRFLQTHLMYVVKGITRQGDSVNDMDQRLQLLEKVQSLNELAGVLDVKALTLITKEQESKINKLERDLKAQETRMKKLENDLRSRK; this is encoded by the exons ATGGACAACCTCGAGAACACGTTAGAGGACAAAGGCTTAAATTTTCAGTGCAATCTATCTGACATAGAGGTCTTACATAGCATGACACAGCTCTTACTTCATGCATTGGCCACAGCTTCAGTGGACAGCACCACTGGTGATATGTTCAAGAGCCCAGCATCTGTAGCTATTGGCATGAAGACTGAACTATCAGGGTACATGATTCAGAGATCTGAAACACTTGTTCGCGAATCTATGGATGGAGGCAAGGATCATTCAGATCAATTAACAAAAGCATCCTCCAGGCCGACGGAGTTCCTGTCAGACTTGATCGATAATTTTGTGACCTCAAAAAAGGGCATGCTGAGCCATGTCTCTGGGCTTTTTTCTAGCGAAAGCCGCCTgaacaagattaaagacttcatGCAAAAGTTAGAGACGGATAACTCGTGGGCCCAGGATGAAAGGAAGGCAACTGCATGGGCTATTCTGGAGAACATAGACAGTAAAGGCAATTTCCATTGCCCAGAGAGATTTGACATGCCAGATAAGCTAGCGGAGCACACAAGTCAATGCAAATTTAGGATACTGAACTGCACAAATGATGGATGTGTAGCTTCTTTCTGCGCTATTCATATGGAAAAGCATGACACTGTCTGCCCATTCAAGCTCCTACCATGCGAGCAGCTGTGTGAACAACATGTTATGCGGTCTGAGATGGACAAACATTGTGGAACAGTTTGCCTTATGAAGCTTACCAACTGCCCGTTTTTTAGAATTGGCTGTGAAACAGCCTTTCCACAGTGTTCTCTTGATAACCATTGTTTGCGGTTTCTACAAACCCATTTGATGTATGTCGTCAAGGGGATTACAAGACAGGGTGATTCTGTTAATGATATGGATCAACGGCTGCAACTCCTTGAGAAG GTGCAATCACTGAACGAACTCGCTGGGGTTTTAGATGTCAAGGCCCTCACTTTGATTACAAAGGAACAAGAATCAAAGATAAATAAACTCGAACGGGATCTCAAAGCCCAGGAAACAAGGATGAAGAAACTTGAGAACGATCTTAGGTCACGGAAATAA
- the LOC125513719 gene encoding protein LUC7-like isoform X1, with protein MDAIRKQLDQLMGANRNGDVREVSRKYYDRDVCRLFLAGLCPHDLFQLTKMDMGPCPKLHSLQLRKEYEEAKAKGMDNYDRELEETIERLIVECERKIQRALKRLEEEDAKAAIAISITEVTQSREVLEFSKQIKEKMKEIDTFDFDGNTEGKIRATEEVDKLKEQRAEEQAKLLLEAFNKDRVLLVNSLQTATQSTAHAAPDARTQEMINEKLKKAEELGESGMIDEAQKLLDEAEALKKLGARPQPVPDSAKMSTHVQITDQKLRLCDICGAFLSVYDSDRRLADHFGGKLHMGYMLIREKLSELQEEKNKRRKVDRTEHDRRSKERSTEHDRASSRDRHRGDRSSSRDRHRDYDRRSSHDRYHDRESRYDHDKESGRSRSYDSRSRRRSRSPRDSSRDYDRHGRRDR; from the exons ATGGACGCCATCCGGAAGCAGCTTGACCAGCTCATGGGCGCCAACCGCAATGGCGACGTCCGGGAGGTCAGCCGCAAGTACTACGACCGCGACGTCTGCCGCCTCTTCCTCGCCGGCCTATGCCCCCACGACCTCTTCCAGCTCACC AAGATGGACATGGGTCCGTGTCCTAAGCTGCACTCGTTGCAGCTCCGCAAGGA ATACGAGGAGGCCAAAGCCAAAGGTATGGACAACTATGATCGTGAATTGGAAGAAACTATAGAAAGACTGATAGTTGAGTGCGAGAGAAAGATTCAAAGAGCCCTTAAGCGTTTGGAGGAGGAAGACGCCAAGGCAGCTATTGCAATTTCTATCACTGAGGTTACACAG AGTAGAGAGGTACTCGAGTTCTCCAAACAAATTAAGGAGAAGATGAAGGAGATAGACACTTTTG ACTTTGATGGAAACACTGAGGGCAAAATTCGGGCTACTGAAGAGGTTGATAAACTCAAGGAACAGAGAGCTGAAGAGCAG GCAAAGCTGCTCCTTGAAGCCTTTAATAAGGACCGTGTTTTGTTAGTGAATTCTCTCCAAACTGCTACGCAATCAACAGCACATGCTGCTCCAGATGCTCGTACACAAGAAATGATTAATGAAAAGCTCAAAAAAGCAGAGGAATTAG GTGAGAGTGGGATGATTGATGAAGCACAAAAACTGTTGGATGAAGCAGAAGCTCTGAAGAAG CTGGGTGCGCGGCCACAGCCTGTTCCTGACTCTGCAAAAATGTCCACTCACGTTCAAATT ACTGATCAAAAGTTGCGCCTGTGTGACATATGTGGAGCATTCTTGAGCGTGTATGACAG TGACCGGCGTTTAGCAGATCATTTTGGAGGGAAACTCCATATGGGTTATATGCTAATACGTGAGAAGTTGTCTGAACTGCAG GAAGAGAAAAACAAAAGGCGCAAGGTAGACCGAACTGAACATGACAGAAG ATCCAAGGAAAGGAGCACAGAACATGATAGAGCATCAAGCAGGGACCGTCATAGAGGAGATCGAAGCAGCAGTCGTGACAGGCACAGGGATTATGACCGTAGAAGTAGCCATGATCGCTACCATGACAGAGAAAGTAGATATGACCATGATAAAGAATCAGGGAGATCTCGTAGCTATGATTCGAGGAGCCGCCGAAGGTCACGTTCCCCAAGGGATAGTTCTAGGGACTATGACCGACACGG GCGTCGTGACCGTTGA
- the LOC125513719 gene encoding putative RNA-binding protein Luc7-like 2 isoform X2 yields MDAIRKQLDQLMGANRNGDVREVSRKYYDRDVCRLFLAGLCPHDLFQLTKMDMGPCPKLHSLQLRKEYEEAKAKGMDNYDRELEETIERLIVECERKIQRALKRLEEEDAKAAIAISITEVTQSREVLEFSKQIKEKMKEIDTFDFDGNTEGKIRATEEVDKLKEQRAEEQAKLLLEAFNKDRVLLVNSLQTATQSTAHAAPDARTQEMINEKLKKAEELGESGMIDEAQKLLDEAEALKKLGARPQPVPDSAKMSTHVQITDQKLRLCDICGAFLSVYDSRLLGPVLRGLLLQLKN; encoded by the exons ATGGACGCCATCCGGAAGCAGCTTGACCAGCTCATGGGCGCCAACCGCAATGGCGACGTCCGGGAGGTCAGCCGCAAGTACTACGACCGCGACGTCTGCCGCCTCTTCCTCGCCGGCCTATGCCCCCACGACCTCTTCCAGCTCACC AAGATGGACATGGGTCCGTGTCCTAAGCTGCACTCGTTGCAGCTCCGCAAGGA ATACGAGGAGGCCAAAGCCAAAGGTATGGACAACTATGATCGTGAATTGGAAGAAACTATAGAAAGACTGATAGTTGAGTGCGAGAGAAAGATTCAAAGAGCCCTTAAGCGTTTGGAGGAGGAAGACGCCAAGGCAGCTATTGCAATTTCTATCACTGAGGTTACACAG AGTAGAGAGGTACTCGAGTTCTCCAAACAAATTAAGGAGAAGATGAAGGAGATAGACACTTTTG ACTTTGATGGAAACACTGAGGGCAAAATTCGGGCTACTGAAGAGGTTGATAAACTCAAGGAACAGAGAGCTGAAGAGCAG GCAAAGCTGCTCCTTGAAGCCTTTAATAAGGACCGTGTTTTGTTAGTGAATTCTCTCCAAACTGCTACGCAATCAACAGCACATGCTGCTCCAGATGCTCGTACACAAGAAATGATTAATGAAAAGCTCAAAAAAGCAGAGGAATTAG GTGAGAGTGGGATGATTGATGAAGCACAAAAACTGTTGGATGAAGCAGAAGCTCTGAAGAAG CTGGGTGCGCGGCCACAGCCTGTTCCTGACTCTGCAAAAATGTCCACTCACGTTCAAATT ACTGATCAAAAGTTGCGCCTGTGTGACATATGTGGAGCATTCTTGAGCGTGTATGACAG CAGGCTTTTGGGTCCAGTTTTACGAGGATTACTTTTGCAGCTAAAGAAT TGA
- the LOC125513719 gene encoding putative RNA-binding protein Luc7-like 2 isoform X3, producing MDAIRKQLDQLMGANRNGDVREVSRKYYDRDVCRLFLAGLCPHDLFQLTKMDMGPCPKLHSLQLRKEYEEAKAKGMDNYDRELEETIERLIVECERKIQRALKRLEEEDAKAAIAISITEVTQSREVLEFSKQIKEKMKEIDTFDFDGNTEGKIRATEEVDKLKEQRAEEQAKLLLEAFNKDRVLLVNSLQTATQSTAHAAPDARTQEMINEKLKKAEELGESGMIDEAQKLLDEAEALKKLGARPQPVPDSAKMSTHVQITDQKLRLCDICGAFLSVYDRLLGPVLRGLLLQLKN from the exons ATGGACGCCATCCGGAAGCAGCTTGACCAGCTCATGGGCGCCAACCGCAATGGCGACGTCCGGGAGGTCAGCCGCAAGTACTACGACCGCGACGTCTGCCGCCTCTTCCTCGCCGGCCTATGCCCCCACGACCTCTTCCAGCTCACC AAGATGGACATGGGTCCGTGTCCTAAGCTGCACTCGTTGCAGCTCCGCAAGGA ATACGAGGAGGCCAAAGCCAAAGGTATGGACAACTATGATCGTGAATTGGAAGAAACTATAGAAAGACTGATAGTTGAGTGCGAGAGAAAGATTCAAAGAGCCCTTAAGCGTTTGGAGGAGGAAGACGCCAAGGCAGCTATTGCAATTTCTATCACTGAGGTTACACAG AGTAGAGAGGTACTCGAGTTCTCCAAACAAATTAAGGAGAAGATGAAGGAGATAGACACTTTTG ACTTTGATGGAAACACTGAGGGCAAAATTCGGGCTACTGAAGAGGTTGATAAACTCAAGGAACAGAGAGCTGAAGAGCAG GCAAAGCTGCTCCTTGAAGCCTTTAATAAGGACCGTGTTTTGTTAGTGAATTCTCTCCAAACTGCTACGCAATCAACAGCACATGCTGCTCCAGATGCTCGTACACAAGAAATGATTAATGAAAAGCTCAAAAAAGCAGAGGAATTAG GTGAGAGTGGGATGATTGATGAAGCACAAAAACTGTTGGATGAAGCAGAAGCTCTGAAGAAG CTGGGTGCGCGGCCACAGCCTGTTCCTGACTCTGCAAAAATGTCCACTCACGTTCAAATT ACTGATCAAAAGTTGCGCCTGTGTGACATATGTGGAGCATTCTTGAGCGTGTATGACAG GCTTTTGGGTCCAGTTTTACGAGGATTACTTTTGCAGCTAAAGAAT TGA